A region from the Brassica napus cultivar Da-Ae chromosome C8, Da-Ae, whole genome shotgun sequence genome encodes:
- the LOC106363438 gene encoding spore wall protein 2-like yields the protein MRTVSEERDEDHVGDEAEEGDEADVRDEDEEGQEAEEGDESEEGHEAEDHDGEEDADIPVVADAEDYSEYGKVKDEDEEEDDEIFFDDYKGAYGCEGEGSSVDRIYVNKSFASKDALLSELRLTAVRQHCYMRKKW from the exons ATGAGAACGGTTTCAGAGGAAAGGGATGAAGACCATGTGGGAGATGAGGCCGaggagggggatgaagctgatgtgagggatgaagatgaagagggGCAAGAAGCTGAGGAGGGGGATGAATCAGAGGAGGGGCATGAAGCTGAGgatcatgatggggaggaggatgctgacaTCCCTGTTGTCGCTGATGCTGAGGATTATAGTGAGTATGGAAAGGTTAAAGAcgaggatgaggaagaagatgatgaaatctTTTTTGATGATTACAAAGGGGCATATGGTTGTGAAGGAGAAGGATCATCTGTAGACAGAATCTATGTCAACAAGAGTTTTGCTAGtaaggatgcactgctttcagagttgCGGTTGACAGCGGTGAGGC agcattgTTATATGCGCAAGaaatggtga
- the LOC106367732 gene encoding probable protein phosphatase 2C 46: MLATLMKLLSACLWPSSGRSVDSSGKQDGLLWYKDSGQHLLGDFSMAVVQANNLLEDQSQVESGPLSTLDSGPYGTFIGIYDGHGGPETSRFVNDHLFQHLKRFAAEQGSMSMDVIRKAYEATEEGFLGVVTKQWPVKPLIAAVGSCCLVGVICGGMLYIANVGDSRAVLGRAMKATGEAIALQLSAEHNVSIESVRQEMHSLHPDDSHIVVLKHNVWRVKGLIQVSRSIGDMYLKKAEFNREPLYTKYRLREPIKRPILSGEPSITEHELQPQDQFLIFASDGLWEQLSNQEAVDIVQNHPRNGIARRLVKTAMQAAAKKREMRYSDLMKIERGVRRHFHDDITVVVIYLDTNVVSSAKGPSLSIRGRGMTFPKKL; encoded by the exons ATGTTAGCAACTTTAATGAAACTTTTGAGCGCTTGTCTGTGGCCTTCATCGGGGAGGTCCGTTGATTCATCGGGAAAACAAGATGGACTCCTCTGGTACAAAGACTCTGGTCAGCACCTACTTGGCGACTTCTCAATGGCTGTTGTTCAGGCCAACAATCTCCTTGAGGATCAGAGCCAAGTTGAGTCTGGCCCTTTGAGCACCCTTGACTCTGGTCCTTATGGTACTTTTATCGGAATCTATGATGGTCATGGAGGGCCTGAGACCTCCCGCTTTGTCAACGATCATCTCTTTCAGCATTTAAAGA GGTTTGCAGCTGAGCAAGGCTCTATGTCTATGGACGTGATTAGAAAGGCTTATGAAGCGACTGAAGAAGGCTTTCTTGGGGTAGTGACAAAGCAGTGGCCGGTTAAGCCACTGATTGCAGCTGTGGGGTCTTGCTGCCTTGTGGGTGTTATATGCGGAGGGATGCTCTACATCGCCAACGTTGGAGATTCCCGTGCTGTCCTTGGAAGGGCTATGAAGGCGACAGGTGAGGCTATCGCGCTTCAGCTCTCAGCTGAACATAATGTGAGCATCGAGTCTGTTAGGCAGGAAATGCACTCCTTGCACCCGGATGACTCGCATATCGTCGTGTTAAAGCATAATGTGTGGCGCGTTAAGGGCCTTATTCAG gTATCTAGGTCCATAGGAGACATGTATCTTAAGAAGGCGGAATTCAACAGAGAACCATTGTACACTAAGTACAGACTCCGCGAGCCGATCAAAAGACCAATCTTGAGTGGAGAACCTTCGATAACAGAGCATGAGCTCCAACCACAAGACCAGTTTCTTATATTTGCTTCAGACGGACTATGGGAACAGCTTAGCAACCAAGAAGCTGTTGACATCGTTCAGAACCACCCACGAAAC GGGATTGCACGTAGACTGGTGAAAACGGCAATGCAAGCGGCAgcgaagaagagagagatgagatacTCTGATCTGATGAAGATAGAGAGAGGCGTGAGGAGGCATTTCCACGATGACATCACTGTGGTGGTCATCTACCTTGACACCAATGTAGTGAGCTCTGCCAAAGGACCCTCTCTTTCTATCCGAGGCCGCGGTATGACCTTCCCAAAGAAACTCTAA